The Rhizoctonia solani chromosome 4, complete sequence genome contains a region encoding:
- a CDS encoding transcription factor cbf12, giving the protein MRTVIQTPGLAPLLPVCSIPMERRPMEPPSRANLELLLNAIDDRTATAAAQPTPNDVQTVWNAAVAGSSTVEDSVSNFKQVRPHWLADLGVCWPQSGKRKRDEATSPEESRAKIRRTVRDHLVLDYARVLPTPSMTTVVCLHAAVAQKSYGNEKRFLCPPPVVRVEGPLRQPRTQQLAMRIVTETGERTNEQRATLDETMHASFKTLHVSGPAGFKAKNFQLVLDVSDPDSPLGNTPWASFESSQVAIISKPSKKTAKTRNMSSCILAGGPVSLFNRINSQTVRTKYMAVEQGRLSASNSVWSAFNVTVVRSATESEESPDQVPAQLSPSASSARTTSASVRSYSSSVGARPVTYGSEIILTDALTGVASDPLIIRKVDKSRIINDDGGPVSQMQKIALQRIGEDGQRYYLSASGTITGSGFGGNAGTNGLGLTDVKSADRQSGSQSLHYQAPRMREERSAHGVTVVDEVDDWLCWTIVGISKFQYTFFDALGTFGTTPSRPITPFPTICTQPTYRPSTHTLELVVSNFTRDDPETGQSETLEIWLGNIGPLRQRIYRSNPGSGSVQTSAPPNVPYAKAAAGALPSTSDQAAVISAAEKAVLDFVDKPGSSATNATGSSSTGVFRRSSVMSPSQTIVVVDMPPIPDIVRTMQENVMSPGHLLAAGLLSQVAQQAQVSRRKDDSSSDTAAGRERSDEAAERTAAIASALVAATEGAAGTIPVVPPEALEPGVPPSAHMTRGLPLLFIRASDGAGYHSGRSVACESVFSSGASGEWVQAAQAVAGTTAGTAGVDPCLTLRIV; this is encoded by the exons ATGCGCACTGTTATACAGACCCCCGGCCTGGCCCCTTTGCTGCCCGTGTGTTCGATTCCGATGGAACGAAGGCCCATGGAGCCACCCTCACGCGCGAATCTCGAGCTGCTGCTCAACGCCATCGACGACCGTACCGCCACGGCTGCTGCCCAACCAACGCCAAATGATGTTCAAACTGTTTGGAATGCTGCCGTCGCCGGTAGCAGCACAGTAGAGGATTCGGTGAGTAATTTCAAACAGGTTCGCCCACACTGGCTCGCTGACTTGGGTGTGTGCTGGCCGCAGTCCGGGAAACGGAAGCGAGATGAAGCTACCTCGCCCGAAGAGTCACGCGCCAAGATTAGACGGACTGTGCGCGACCATTTGGTGCTCGACTATGCCCGAGTTCTCCCCACCCCTTCGATGACAACGGTCGTATGCCTTCATGCAGCCGTTGCCCAAAAGTCCTACGGAAACGAAAAGAGATTCCTATGTCCCCCTCCTGTTGTTCGGGTAGAAGGTCCACTCCGTCAGCCCCGTACTCAGCAGCTCGCAATGCGAATTGTCACCGAGACTGGCGAACGTACCAACGAACAGCGCGCCACACTTGACGAAACTATGCATGCCAGCTTCAAGACGCTTCATGTTTCGGGTCCCGCCGGCTTCAAAGCCAAGAATTTCCAGCTCGTCCTTGATGTGTCTGATCCCGATTCACCACTCGGCAATACACCATGGGCAAGCTTCGAGAGCTCACAAGTAGCCATTATCTCCAAGCCATCGAAGAAGACGGCTAAAACTCGTAACATGTCATCCTGCATCCTTGCTGGCGGCCCTGTCTCGCTTTTCAATCGGATCAACTCACAGACCGTACGCACCAAATATATGGCTGTTGAACAAGGTCGTTTGAGTGCGAGCAACTCCGTTTGGTCCGCCTTCAATGTAACTGTTGTTCGATCTGCCACGGAGTCGGAGGAGTCCCCAGATCAGGTGCCTGCCCAATTGTCTCCTTCTGCTAGTTCGGCTCGCACAACTTCTGCCAGCGTGCGTTCATACTCGTCATCAGTTGGCGCTCGGCCTGTCACCTACGGGTCCGAAATCATATTGACCGATGCTCTAACCGGTGTTGCATCTGACCCTCTAATCATTCGCAAAGTCGATAAGAGCCGGATTATTAATGATGACGGTGGACCTGTGAGTCAAATGCAGAAGATCGCCCTCCAGCGAATAGGAGAAGATGGACAGAGATATTACCTCTCTGCCTCGGGAACGATTACCGGTTCTGGTTTCGGCGGGAACGCGGGTACCAATGGGCTTGGCCTCACGGATGTCAAGAGTGCGGATCGACAATCAGGGTCGCAGTCTTTGCATTACCAAGCCCCTCGTATGCGTGAAGAGCGTAGTGCGCACGGCGTAACGGTTGTGGATGAAGTTGATGATTGGCTCTGTTGGACAATTGTGGGAATTT CTAAATTCCAGTATACGTTCTTTGATGCACTTGGCACGTTTGGGACTACTCCTTCCCGGCCTATTACTCCTTTCCCAACAATATGTACACAGCCTACTTACCGGCCTTCGACACACACGCTGGAGCTTGTCGTGTCTAACTTTACTCGTGACGACCCCGAGACAGGTCAATCCGAAACTCTTGAGATATGGCTAGGGAACATTGGCCCCCTTCGGCAGCGCATATACCGATCGAACCCTGGGTCTGGGAGCGTACAAACGTCTGCTCCGCCCAATGTTCCCTATGCCAAGGCGGCGGCTGGTGCGCTTCCTAGTACAAGCGACCAGGCAGCCGTCATATCCGCAGCTGAGAAGGCCGTACTCGACTTTGTTGACAAGCCTGGTAGTTCAGCGACCAATGCGACCGGCTCTAGTTCAACAGGCGTGTTTAGACGATCGTCTGTCATGTCACCATCGCAAACAATCGTGGTAGTCGATATGCCCCCGATTCCAGATATTGTGCGCACGATGCAAGAGAACGTGATGAGCCCCGGGCACTTGCTCGCCGCTGGTTTGCTAAGCCAAGTTGCCCAGCAAGCGCAAGTATCGCGCCGTAAAGATGACAGCTCGAGTGACACGGCCGCTGGACGAGAACGTTCAGATGAGGCAGCGGAACGGACAGCAGCGATCGCGTCGGCGCTTGTTGCGGCGACCGAAGGCGCGGCAGGTACAATACCAGTAGTCCCTCCCGAAGCTCTCGAACCCGGCGTGCCCCCATCAGCTCATATGACTCGTGGACTCCCATTGCTATTTATTCGTGCAAGCGATGGTGCAGGGTACCACTCCGGCCGTTCTGTTGCCTGTGAAAGTGTATTTTCGTCTGGGGCCAGTGGCGAATGGGTCCAAGCCGCGCAGGCCGTTGCGGGTACCACGGCTGGTACGGCTGGAGTTGACCCGTGCCTAACATTGAGGATTGTATAA
- a CDS encoding dihydrofolate reductase domain-containing protein, which translates to MSSSLPQLTLVVAATLSNGIGTKGNLPWRLSREMAYFAKVTREGGPRSSSPNTVIMGRKTWESIKPQYRPLKGRLNVVISSSITSVLGQQNVTFEIRDDLAPLSASEHPALLASSLDNSLSSMEAGNVFVIGGASIYAQALEHPATTRILLTRILEPAYEECDVFFPELKADEWTQAEHTDLEKWVGFEVAKGVQEEKGIKYEFQMWVKKQDSSP; encoded by the exons ATGTCAAGTTCTTTACCTCAGCTAACGCTCGTGGTTGCTGCTACACTCTCAAACGGAATCGGAACAAAGGGAAATCTTCCATGGAGGCTGTCTCGCGAAATGGCTTATTTTGCCAAAGTTACCCGCGAGGGTGGCCCACGGTCGTCCAGCCCAAACACGGTGATCATGGGCCGCAAGACATGGGAGAGCATTAAGCCACAATATAGACCACTTAAAGGGCGCCTAAACGTCGTGATTAGCAGCTCGATAACAAGTGT TCTTGGACAACAAAACGTTACGTTCGAGATTAGAGACGACTTGGCACCTCTTTCGGCATCGGAACACCCGGCTCTTCTGGCATCTTCACTCGACAATTCATTGTCTAGCATGGAAGCTGGAAATGTTTTTGTCATTGGCGGAGCTTCGATTTACGCGCAGGCACTCGAACATCCTGCAACAACTCGGATCCTGCTTACCAGGATCCTAGAGCCCGCTTATGAAGAATGCGACGTATTCTTTCCCGAACTCAAAGCTGATGAGTGGACTCAGGCCGAGCATACAGATCTGGAGAAGTGGGTCGGATTCGAGGTCGCCAAAGGGGTGCAAGAAGAGAAAGGGATCAAGTATGAGTTTCAGATGTGGGTCAAGAAACAGGACTCGAGTCCGTAA
- a CDS encoding ribosomal S17 N-terminal, translating into MAEQIEKAFQQQHLFQNAKWRGGKKVVTKTKRWYKDVGLGFKTPAEAINGTYIDKKCPFTGDVSIRGRILTGRVVSTKMTRTIIIRRDYLHYIPKYNRYEKRHKNLAAHASPAFRIELGDTVTVGQCRPLSKTVRFNVLRVSKNKAAAKSFGKF; encoded by the exons ATGGCTGAGCAG ATTGAAAAAGCCTTCCAACAGCAACACCTCTTCCAAAACGCCAAGTGGCGCGGTG GCAAGAAGGTTGTCACCAAGACCAAGAGGTGGTACAAGGATGTCGGTCTTGGATTCAAGACCCCCGCCGAGGCCATCAACGGCACCTATATCG ACAAAAAGTGCCCATTCACTGGTGATGTCTCTATCCGAGGCCGTATCTTGACTGGGCGTGTTGTATCGACCAAGATGACGAGGACGATCATCATCCGACGGGACTACCTCCACTACATTCCCAAATACA ACCGATACGAGAAGCGTCACAAGAACTTGGCGGCGCACGCTTCGCCTGCGTTCCGTATTGAACTTGGAGACACGGTGACTGTGG GGCAATGCCGACCGCTGTCCAAGACGGTTCGATTCAACGTGTTGCGAGTATCGAAGAACAAGGCTGCAGCCAAGAGCTTTGGCAAGTTCTGA
- a CDS encoding protein phosphatase yields the protein MAPISDFFKSLRSSKDTNGSSKRSKKGTGEGASPAHEPSHLPTDAPAPTHRADPTTHSTHGPDGTNGVAAKSPSQSSFSSQTYQPGPGESSTPPTPIPGQTSGPIDIPTTTTILSNPNPSSPPGPASAEKVRTIDIDDMINRLLDVGYSAKVNKSVCLKNNEITAICQAAREVFLSQPTLIELSPPVKIVGDVHGQYSDLIRLFEMCGFPPQANYLFLGDYVDRGKQSLETILLLLCYKVKYPENFFLLRGNHECANVTRVYGFYDECKRRCNIKIWKTFIDVFNCLPIAAVVASKIFCVHGGLSPSLHSMDDIKRIQRPTDVPDYGLLNDLLWSDPSDNAVDWEDNERGVSYCFGKSVINDFLVRYDMDLICRAHMVVEDGYEFWNDRTLVTVFSAPNYCGEFDNYGACMSVSEDLLCAFELLKPLDGPALRKEMTKVKRKSGQQPPAITAS from the exons ATGGCACCCATATCTGACTTTTTCAAATCGCTGCGGTCGTCGAAAGACACCAATGGGAGTTCGAAGCGGTCGAAGAAGGGGACCGGGGAGGGCGCGTCACCCGCGCACGAGCCATCGCACCTGCCCACCGACGCCCCAGCCCCCACTCACCGCGCGGACCCCACAACACACTCGACGCACGGACCAGATGGCACCAATGGCGTGGCCGCCAAGTCGCCGTCCCAGTCATCGTTCTCGTCGCAGACATACCAGCCTGGCCCAGGCGAGTCGAGCACTCCCCCAACACCGATCCCTGGCCAGACATCCGGACCCATCGACATCCCCACCACGACCACCATTCTCTCCAATCCCAACCCCTCATCGCCACCGGGTCCCGCCTCGGCAGAAAAGGTCCGCACCATCGACATTGATGACATGATAAACCGCCTGCTCGACGTCGGCTACTCGGCAAAGGTCAACAAGTCCGTCTGTCTCAAAAACAACGAAATTACCGCCATCTGCCAGGCCGCGCGCGAAGTCTTCCTTTCCCAGCCCACCCTAATCGAACTCAGCCCCCCTGTCAAGATCGTCGGCGACGTCCATGGCCAGTATTCAGACCTCATCCGCCTGTTTGAGATGTGCGGTTTCCCCCCGCAGGCAAACTACCTCTTCCTCGGCGACTATGTCGACCGTGGCAAGCAGAGTCTCGAGACCATCCTTCTCCTCCTCTGCTACAAGGTCAAGTACCCAGAGAACTTCTTTTTGCTGAGAGGAAATCACGAGTGCGCAAACGTCACGCGAG TGTACGGCTTTTACGACGAGTGCAAACGTCGGTGTAACATCAAGATATGGAAGACTTTCATCGACGTATTCAACTGTCTGCCTATAGCCGCAGTCGTCGCCTCCAAGATATTCTGTGTCCATGGTGGTCTCTCCCCTTCCTTGCACTCGATGGATGACATCAAGCGCATCCAACGTCCAACCGACGTCCCTGACTATGGCCTTCTCAACGATCTATTGTGGTCAGATCCATCTGACAATGCCGTCGACTGGGAGGACAACGAACGTGGCGTCAGCTATTGTTTCGGCAAGAGCGTCATCAACGACTTCCTCGTCCGCTATGACATGGACCTCATTTGTCGAGCTCACATGGTTGTCGAAGATGGTTACGAGTTTTGGAATGACAGGACGCTTGTTACCGTTTTCAGTGCACCCAATTATTGCGGGG AGTTTGACAATTACGGGGCGTGTATGAG TGTTTCCGAGGATTTGCTCTGCGCGTTTGAGTTGCTCAAG CCCTTGGACGGACCAGCGTTACGAAAGGAGATGACCAAGGTCAAGCGAAAGAG TGGACAACAACCTCCGGCGATCACCGCATCATAG